The following coding sequences are from one Caloranaerobacter sp. TR13 window:
- a CDS encoding BofC C-terminal domain-containing protein, producing MKKISKVAFVTFAFSLLLISFIYGYNVGNKKAIKKPQKELTIKGTENNIVDYKDDSNVESVEKEEKIIGPNTVIEYINYYKKCNDTLTQIVEPEKAIINLNEEDYKKYLETDHPNWQLLSFSNEKVIVKRELDRYCPNHYIISVKDNKIAIFKFNDMGEKVLVEIINKSVSTLKEIDQKRLKKGIVVDSEEEIGDIIENFIS from the coding sequence ATGAAAAAAATTTCAAAAGTTGCATTTGTAACTTTTGCATTTTCACTGCTTTTAATAAGTTTTATATATGGATATAATGTCGGGAATAAGAAAGCTATTAAGAAACCTCAAAAGGAATTAACGATTAAAGGTACAGAGAATAATATTGTTGACTATAAAGACGATAGTAATGTTGAAAGTGTAGAGAAAGAAGAAAAGATTATTGGACCTAATACTGTTATTGAATATATAAATTATTATAAAAAATGCAATGATACTTTAACACAAATAGTAGAACCAGAAAAAGCAATAATAAATTTAAATGAAGAAGATTATAAGAAGTATTTAGAAACAGATCATCCAAATTGGCAATTATTGTCTTTTTCAAACGAAAAAGTCATAGTTAAGAGAGAATTAGATAGATATTGTCCAAATCATTACATAATAAGCGTTAAAGACAATAAGATTGCTATATTCAAGTTCAATGATATGGGTGAAAAAGTATTAGTTGAAATAATAAACAAATCTGTATCAACTTTAAAAGAAATAGATCAGAAAAGATTAAAAAAAGGTATAGTAGTAGATTCGGAAGAAGAAATAGGGGACATTATAGAAAATTTTATAAGCTAA
- the ruvC gene encoding crossover junction endodeoxyribonuclease RuvC: MIIVGIDPGIAIVGYGVIEKKGNKLKAIKYGAITTEPNISLPYRLKVVYDELTKILLEYKPDAFAIEELFFNKNVKTAITIGQARGVEILAAVNCGIDIYEYTPLQVKQGVVGYGRAQKKQVQEMVKLLLNLNEIPKPDDVADALAVAICHAHSGRFKDLFKIR, encoded by the coding sequence ATGATTATAGTAGGAATAGATCCAGGAATTGCGATAGTAGGTTATGGTGTTATTGAAAAAAAGGGAAATAAACTTAAAGCTATAAAATATGGAGCTATAACAACTGAACCAAATATTTCATTACCTTACAGATTAAAAGTTGTTTATGACGAGTTAACAAAAATACTTTTAGAATACAAGCCAGATGCGTTTGCTATAGAAGAACTTTTTTTTAATAAAAATGTAAAGACTGCTATTACTATAGGACAAGCTAGAGGGGTTGAAATATTAGCAGCTGTTAATTGTGGAATAGATATTTATGAGTATACTCCACTTCAAGTTAAGCAAGGTGTTGTAGGTTATGGTAGAGCACAAAAAAAGCAAGTTCAAGAAATGGTAAAACTATTATTAAATCTAAATGAAATTCCAAAACCTGATGATGTTGCAGATGCTTTAGCTGTTGCAATATGTCATGCACATTCAGGTAGATTCAAAGATTTATTTAAGATTAGATAA
- the ruvA gene encoding Holliday junction branch migration protein RuvA has translation MFSYIIGDISEIGEDYIVIDNHGIGYFINTSKNTICNLKDKLKGIKVHTHFHVREDGISIYGFISKEELEMFKLLLLVSKIGPKVALGILSSLTPDSIKQAILNEDIKLLSTAQGIGLKTGKRIVLELKDKIKDDIFTEISIFKTDSFVDEAVGALISLGYSRSEINNVLSKTDTSGLKTEEIIKIALKKLSTK, from the coding sequence ATGTTCAGTTATATAATTGGTGATATAAGCGAGATAGGTGAAGATTACATAGTGATAGATAATCATGGAATTGGATATTTTATCAATACATCAAAAAATACAATTTGTAATTTAAAAGATAAATTAAAAGGTATAAAGGTTCATACACACTTTCATGTAAGAGAAGATGGCATTAGTATATACGGATTCATTAGTAAAGAAGAATTAGAAATGTTTAAATTATTATTACTAGTATCTAAGATAGGTCCTAAAGTAGCTCTTGGTATACTTTCATCGTTAACACCAGATAGCATTAAACAAGCAATATTAAATGAAGATATAAAATTACTTTCAACAGCTCAAGGAATAGGTTTAAAGACAGGTAAAAGAATTGTTTTAGAATTAAAAGATAAAATAAAAGATGATATATTTACAGAAATAAGTATTTTTAAAACTGACTCATTTGTTGATGAAGCTGTTGGAGCATTGATTTCTTTAGGATATAGTAGATCCGAAATAAATAATGTTTTATCAAAAACTGATACATCAGGTTTGAAAACGGAAGAAATAATTAAGATTGCCCTAAAGAAATTGTCAACTAAGTAG